From the Primulina tabacum isolate GXHZ01 chromosome 3, ASM2559414v2, whole genome shotgun sequence genome, one window contains:
- the LOC142539305 gene encoding 26S proteasome regulatory subunit 4 homolog B-like, producing the protein MGQGTPGGLNRQLPGDRKNDGNKKEKKFEPAAPPARVGRKQRKQKGPEAAARLPVVTPLTKCKLRLLKMERIKDYLLMEEEFVANQERLKPQEEKTEEDRSKVDDLRGSPMSVGNLEELIDENHAIVSSSVGPEYYVGILSFVDKDQIEPGCAILMHNKVLSVVGLLQDEVDPMVSVMKVEKAPLESYADIGGLDAQIQEIKEAVELPLTHPELYEDIGIKPPKGVILYGEPGTGKTLLAKAVANSTSATFLRVVGSELIQKYLGDGPKLVRELFRVADDLSPSIVFIDEIDAVGTKRYDAHSGGEREIQRTMLELLNQLDGFDSRGDVKVVLATNKIESLDPALLRPGRIDRKIEFPLPDIKTKRRIFQIHTSKMTLADDVNLEEFVMTKDEFSGADIKAICTEAGLLALRERRMKVTHADFKKAKDKVMFKKKEGVPEGLYM; encoded by the exons ACAAGAAGGAGAAGAAATTCGAGCCGGCGGCGCCGCCGGCTCGCGTGGGACGCAAGCAGCGCAAGCAGAAGGGTCCTGAGGCTGCAGCTCGGCTGCCTGTGGTAACGCCTCTGACAAAGTGCAAGCTGCGGCTTTTGAAGATGGAGCGAATCAAAGACTATCTTTTGATGGAAGAAGAGTTTGTAGCTAATCAGGAGAGGCTGAAGCCACAGGAGGAGAAGACTGAGGAGGATCGGTCCAAGGTCGATGATCTGCGTGGGTCACCCATGAGTGTTGGGAATTTGGAGGAGTTGATTGATGAGAATCATGCCATTGTTTCCTCCTCGGTTGGGCCGGAGTACTATGTGGGGATCTTGTCGTTTGTGGATAAGGATCAGATCGAACCCGGATGCGCTATTCTCATGCACAATAAG GTTCTCTCTGTTGTTGGACTGCTTCAAGACGAAGTCGATCCTATGGTATCAGTTATGAAGGTTGAGAAAGCTCCATTGGAATCTTACGCTGATATTGGTGGGCTGGATGCACAGATCCAGGAGATTAAAGAGGCAGTTGAGCTTCCATTAACTCACCCTGAATTATATGAGGATATCGGTATTAAACCTCCCAAGGGTGTCATACTTTATGGAGAGCCTGGGACTGGGAAAACACTGCTCGCAAAG GCTGTTGCAAACTCTACATCAGCAACTTTCTTGCGAGTTGTTGGTAGTGAATTGATTCAAAAGTATCTTGGAGATGGCCCTAAATTGGTTAGAGAACTGTTTAGAGTTGCTGATGATCTCTCTCCGTCTATCGTTTTTATTGATGAAATTGATGCAGTGGGTACAAAAAG GTATGATGCCCACTCAGGCGGTGAACGGGAAATTCAGAGGACTATGTTAGAATTGCTGAACCAGTTAGATGGCTTTGATTCTAGAGGAGATGTTAAAGTAGTTCTTGCAACAAATAAAATTGAAAGTCTCGATCCTGCCCTCCTTCGGCCAGGTAGAATAGACCGAAAGATTGAATTCCCTCTTCCAGATATCAAAACAAAGAGGCGTATTTTCCAG ATACACACGTCAAAGATGACATTGGCTGATGATGTAAACCTTGAAGAATTTGTCATGACAAAAGATGAGTTTTCTGGAGCTGATATCAAGGCCATATGCACTGAAGCTGGTTTACTTGCTTTGAGAGAGCGCCGTATGAAG GTGACACATGCAGATTTCAAGAAAGCCAAAGACAAGGTTATGTTCAAAAAGAAAGAAGGTGTTCCGGAGGGGCTTTACATGTGA